The Thamnophis elegans isolate rThaEle1 chromosome Z, rThaEle1.pri, whole genome shotgun sequence genome contains a region encoding:
- the STEAP4 gene encoding metalloreductase STEAP4 isoform X2 yields the protein MSDMSGLEKVNAMIPLAADMPSKKETVCIFGTGDFGRSLGYKLMQCGYSIVYGSRSTQNSGLIPQGAAILPHAEAAETSDVIIVAVHRVHYSFLESLQEILSGKVLVDVSNNLKINQYPESNAEYLAQLLPGSKVVKAFNTVSAWALQSGGLDASRQVFICGDDRKAKEKVTEIVRSLGLTPLDKGSLLASKEIENYPLQLFPMWRFPIYLSFALSTFIFLYSVVRDIVYNHVENNRDFSFFIFVTIANRICPVVALVLLALTYLPGIFAAILQLYRGTKYSRFPDWLDKWMLCRKQLGLVALAYAFLHVLYTLIIPIRYYVRWKTNSYIIGQALNNQTDPFWTGWAWHSDSYLALGILGFFLFLLLGITSLPSVSNNVNWREFRFVQSYLGYLTLVLCTAHTLGYGGKRFLNSKTYPWCLPPVYLLSLIIPCIVLFIKFFLIFPCIDRPLTEIRQGWERKRKNMSHSNSNQNTKEISSV from the exons ATGTCAGATATGTCTGGTTTGGAAAAAGTCAATGCAATGATCCCACTTGCTGCAGATATGCCCAGCAAGAAGGAAACGGTGTGCATTTTTGGAACTGGTGATTTTGGAAGATCTCTGGGCTATAAACTGATGCAGTGTGGCTATTCCATTGTTTACGGGAGCCGAAGCACTCAAAACTCTGGATTGATTCCTCAAGGAGCCGCAATCCTCCCTCATGCAGAAGCTGCTGAAACCTCTGACGTTATCATTGTAGCAGTCCACAGAGTGCATTACAGCTTTCTTGAAAGCCTACAAGAAATCCTCAGCGGAAAAGTGTTGGTGGATGTGAGCAACAATCTTAAAATAAATCAGTATCCGGAATCAAATGCTGAATATCTTGCCCAGCTGCTTCCAGGCAGTAAAGTGGTCAAAGCGTTTAATACGGTGTCAGCATGGGCCCTGCAGTCAGGTGGCTTGGATGCAAGCAGACAG GTATTCATCTGTGGAGATGAtaggaaagcaaaagaaaaggtgACAGAGATTGTTCGGAGTCTTGGTCTTACTCCTTTGGATAAAGGTTCTCTCTTAGCATCAAAAGAAATTGAGAATTACCCTTTACAACTTTTTCCAATGTGGAGATTTCCCATCTACCTCTCTTTTGCTCTCAGTACATTCATCTTTTTATACTCTGTTGTCCGTGATATCGTCTACAATCATGTTGAGAACAacagagatttttctttttttatttttgttacaattGCAAATCGGATCTGCCCTGTTGTGGCACTCGTTCTTCTTGCATTGACCTATTTACCTGGGATCTTTGCAGCTATTCTCCAGTTATACAGAGGTACAAAGTACAGTCGCTTTCCTGATTGGCTGGATAAATGGATGCTTTGCCGGAAACAACTGGGATTGGTTGCCTTGGCTTATGCTTTCCTACATGTTTTATATACCCTGATCATCCCCATTCGTTACTATGTAAGATGGAAGACCAATTCTTATATCATTGGTCAG GCATTAAATAACCAAACAGATCCATTTTGGACCGGCTGGGCCTGGCACAGTGATTCTTACCTTGCTTTGGGAATCTTAGGTTTtttcctgtttcttcttcttggGATAACATCCTTGCCTTCTGTCAGCAACAATGTTAACTGGAGAGAGTTTCGGTTTGTGCAG TCCTATCTGGGCTACCTTACACTGGTTTTGTGTACTGCCCATACACTGGGATATGGTGGGAAGAGGTTCTTGAATTCTAAGACATACCCGTGGTGCCTACCTCCAGTTTATTTGCTGTCTCTCATTATTCCTTGCATTGTGTTGTTCATTAAGTTTTTCCTAATATTTCCATGTATAGATAGACCATTAACTGAAATTCGACAGGGCTGGGAGAGAAAACGCAAAAATATGAGCCACTCAAACAGCAATCAGAACACCAAAGAAATATCATCTGTATAA
- the STEAP4 gene encoding metalloreductase STEAP4 isoform X1, whose product MVDFILYNQGIMSDMSGLEKVNAMIPLAADMPSKKETVCIFGTGDFGRSLGYKLMQCGYSIVYGSRSTQNSGLIPQGAAILPHAEAAETSDVIIVAVHRVHYSFLESLQEILSGKVLVDVSNNLKINQYPESNAEYLAQLLPGSKVVKAFNTVSAWALQSGGLDASRQVFICGDDRKAKEKVTEIVRSLGLTPLDKGSLLASKEIENYPLQLFPMWRFPIYLSFALSTFIFLYSVVRDIVYNHVENNRDFSFFIFVTIANRICPVVALVLLALTYLPGIFAAILQLYRGTKYSRFPDWLDKWMLCRKQLGLVALAYAFLHVLYTLIIPIRYYVRWKTNSYIIGQALNNQTDPFWTGWAWHSDSYLALGILGFFLFLLLGITSLPSVSNNVNWREFRFVQSYLGYLTLVLCTAHTLGYGGKRFLNSKTYPWCLPPVYLLSLIIPCIVLFIKFFLIFPCIDRPLTEIRQGWERKRKNMSHSNSNQNTKEISSV is encoded by the exons GAATAATGTCAGATATGTCTGGTTTGGAAAAAGTCAATGCAATGATCCCACTTGCTGCAGATATGCCCAGCAAGAAGGAAACGGTGTGCATTTTTGGAACTGGTGATTTTGGAAGATCTCTGGGCTATAAACTGATGCAGTGTGGCTATTCCATTGTTTACGGGAGCCGAAGCACTCAAAACTCTGGATTGATTCCTCAAGGAGCCGCAATCCTCCCTCATGCAGAAGCTGCTGAAACCTCTGACGTTATCATTGTAGCAGTCCACAGAGTGCATTACAGCTTTCTTGAAAGCCTACAAGAAATCCTCAGCGGAAAAGTGTTGGTGGATGTGAGCAACAATCTTAAAATAAATCAGTATCCGGAATCAAATGCTGAATATCTTGCCCAGCTGCTTCCAGGCAGTAAAGTGGTCAAAGCGTTTAATACGGTGTCAGCATGGGCCCTGCAGTCAGGTGGCTTGGATGCAAGCAGACAG GTATTCATCTGTGGAGATGAtaggaaagcaaaagaaaaggtgACAGAGATTGTTCGGAGTCTTGGTCTTACTCCTTTGGATAAAGGTTCTCTCTTAGCATCAAAAGAAATTGAGAATTACCCTTTACAACTTTTTCCAATGTGGAGATTTCCCATCTACCTCTCTTTTGCTCTCAGTACATTCATCTTTTTATACTCTGTTGTCCGTGATATCGTCTACAATCATGTTGAGAACAacagagatttttctttttttatttttgttacaattGCAAATCGGATCTGCCCTGTTGTGGCACTCGTTCTTCTTGCATTGACCTATTTACCTGGGATCTTTGCAGCTATTCTCCAGTTATACAGAGGTACAAAGTACAGTCGCTTTCCTGATTGGCTGGATAAATGGATGCTTTGCCGGAAACAACTGGGATTGGTTGCCTTGGCTTATGCTTTCCTACATGTTTTATATACCCTGATCATCCCCATTCGTTACTATGTAAGATGGAAGACCAATTCTTATATCATTGGTCAG GCATTAAATAACCAAACAGATCCATTTTGGACCGGCTGGGCCTGGCACAGTGATTCTTACCTTGCTTTGGGAATCTTAGGTTTtttcctgtttcttcttcttggGATAACATCCTTGCCTTCTGTCAGCAACAATGTTAACTGGAGAGAGTTTCGGTTTGTGCAG TCCTATCTGGGCTACCTTACACTGGTTTTGTGTACTGCCCATACACTGGGATATGGTGGGAAGAGGTTCTTGAATTCTAAGACATACCCGTGGTGCCTACCTCCAGTTTATTTGCTGTCTCTCATTATTCCTTGCATTGTGTTGTTCATTAAGTTTTTCCTAATATTTCCATGTATAGATAGACCATTAACTGAAATTCGACAGGGCTGGGAGAGAAAACGCAAAAATATGAGCCACTCAAACAGCAATCAGAACACCAAAGAAATATCATCTGTATAA
- the SRI gene encoding sorcin gives MAYSGPGGGYYQGGYGSAPGGPAFPGQAQDPLYGYFAAVAGQDGQIDADELQKCLTQSGIAGSYKPFNLETCRLMISMLDRDMSGTMGFNEFKELWAILNGWRQHFMSVDADRSGTVDSQELQKALLSMGFRLSPQAINGIVKRYSCRGKISFDDYIACCVKLRALTDSFRRRDAAQQGMVNFQYDDFIQCVMSI, from the exons ATGGCGTATTCTGGTCCCGGAGGCGGCTATTACCAGGGAGGG TATGGAAGTGCTCCAGGTGGACCAGCATTTCCTGGTCAGGCTCAAGATCCATTATATGGTTATTTTGCTGCAGTAGCTGGGCAG GATGGGCAAATAGATGCTGATGAGCTACAAAAATGTCTGACTCAGTCAGGAATTGCTGGTTCCTATAAAC cctTTAATTTAGAAACTTGCAGACTCATGATCTCCATGCTTGAT AGAGACATGTCTGGCACAATGGGCTTCAATGAATTTAAAGAGCTTTGGGCTATACTGAATGGCTGGAGGCAGCATTTTATGAGTGTGGATGCAGACCGCAGTGGCACAGTTGATTCTCAGGAGCTGCAAAAAGCATTGTTGTCTATGG gattTAGATTGAGTCCACAGGCCATCAATGGAATTGTGAAACGATACAGCTGTCGTGGGAAGATCAGTTTTGATGACTATATAGCCTGCTGTGTAAAACTCAGAGCTCTTACTG ATAGTTTTCGAAGAAGGGATGCAGCCCAGCAAGGGATGGTGAATTTCCAATATGATGAT TTCATTCAGTGTGTCATGAGCATCTAA